A DNA window from Helianthus annuus cultivar XRQ/B chromosome 15, HanXRQr2.0-SUNRISE, whole genome shotgun sequence contains the following coding sequences:
- the LOC110910866 gene encoding 15.4 kDa class V heat shock protein: protein MIIPTTHHPIGNSIIINQTNHLFLHSSFVNLVLISQKSHISWFLYQEIICKKGRKMEFSTFNPSWHSFFTSPLLFPYPFVPENYVHWTETPESHIYSADIPGVRKEEICVEVEDSRYLIIRTESADDTVTTAGGRTFMKKFRLPDTIDVNGISACYENGVLTVTVPRSFVRRGFYIEPADLPQQTEVLARAA from the exons ATGATCAtccccaccacccaccacccaatTGGTAACTCTATAATTATTAATCAAACCAACCACCTCTTTCTTCATTCTTCCTTTGTAAATCTGGTTTTAATCTCCCAGAAATCTCATATATCTTGGTTTTTGTACCAAGAGATTATCTGCAAAAAAGGAAGAAAAATGGAGTTCTCAACATTTAACCCTTCTTGGCACTCCTTTTTCACCTCACCTCTCCTATTTCCTTACCCATTTGTGCCTGAAAACTATGTTCATTGGACTGAAACCCCTGAATCCCACATTTATTCTGCTGACATACCCG GTGTAAGGAAGGAGGAAATCTGTGTGGAAGTCGAGGATTCGAGGTATCTAATAATTCGTACCGAATCAGCTGATGATACGGTGACAACAGCTGGCGGCCGTACATTCATGAAAAAATTCAGGCTGCCGGATACTATTGATGTAAATGGGATATCTGCTTGTTACGAGAACGGGGTGTTAACGGTTACTGTACCAAGATCTTTTGTTAGAAGGGGGTTTTATATCGAACCGGCTGATCTGCCACAGCAGACAGAAGTTCTTGCGAGGGCTGCTTGA
- the LOC110914836 gene encoding cytochrome P450 716A1, producing MGLMIFTLLLVLILIPLFIFFQHKKYNDQLPPGSLGPPFIGQSLSLLKALKTDRIEKWFQERITNHGPVWKASLFGYPTVVLHGPTANKFIYTCDGSLLSNTQPPSVSKILGSKNIMELSGNDHKRVRVALVSFLKPEVLKQYVAKVDEEIRHHLQTNWHGKHEALQVQPLIKTLTFNIICSLLFGIERGPRREKFLPLFKDMMAGLLSIPITLPFTRYKRAITARMKLVPMLLHLLHEKRDGLMEKTQQGNPHKDLITSMLSIRNDDGSTMMSEEEIIDSIIAVMMAGYDTTSVLLTFLVRLLANDKSIYSNIVREQQEIATIKASNEALRWEDLTKMRYTWRVATEMMRINTPVPLSFRRAKQDIEYGGFIIPKGWQVLLSASMTHMDHSLFPNPTMFDPTRFEKHAPSPPPFSYVAFGGGPRMCPGIELARMETLAMIHRLVTTFTWELLEKDESFKRVPMPEFDQGLLVRVKPLKQTVLSYEA from the exons ATGGGATTAATGATTTTTACTTTATTGTTAGTGTTGATTTTGATTCCCCTTTTCATCTTTTTCCAACATAAGAAGTACAACGATCAACTACCGCCTGGTTCGTTGGGACCGCCTTTCATAGGGCAAAGCCTCAGCCTTTTAAAGGCCTTGAAGACTGACAGGATtgaaaaatggtttcaagaaagaATAACAAACCATGGTCCGGTTTGGAAAGCAAGTCTTTTTGGATACCCGACGGTTGTTTTGCATGGTCCAACCGCAAATAAGTTCATATACACTTGTGATGGGAGCCTACTCTCCAACACACAACCACCATCAGTCAGCAAGATCTTAGGTTCCAAAAATATTATGGAGTTGTCCGGAAATGATCACAAGCGAGTCAGAGTGGCCTTGGTTTCATTTCTTAAGCCTGAAGTGTTGAAACAATATGTTGCCAAAGTAGATGAAGAAATCCGACATCATCTTCAAACGAATTGGCATGGAAAACATGAGGCCCTACAG gtgcaacccttgatAAAGACCTTAACCTTCAACATAATTTGTTCGCTACTTTTTGGGATTGAAAGAGGACCCAGACGGGAGAAATTTCTACCTCTTTTCAAGGATATGATGGCAGGTTTGTTATCAATTCCAATCACTTTGCCTTTCACTAGATACAAGCGTGCGATTACCGCAAGGATGAAACTTGTGCCAATGCTTTTACATCTTTTACACGAGAAAAGGGACGGGCTTATGGAAAAAACTCAACAAGGCAATCCTCATAAAGATCTAATCACTTCGATGCTTAGCATTCGTAATGATGATGGCTCAACAATGATGTCTGAAGAGGAGATCATCGACAGCATCATTGCTGTGATGATGGCAGGATATGACACGACCTCCGTCCTTCTTACCTTCTTGGTTAGGCTTTTGGCTAACGACAAATCTATCTACTCTAATATAGTACGAG AACAACAAGAAATAGCCACTATTAAAGCATCCAATGAAGCTTTGAGATGGGAAGATCTCACCAAGATGAGGTACACATGGAGAGTAGCTACTGAGATGATGCGGATAAACACTCCTGTGCCTTTAAGCTTTCGACGAGCTAAGCAAGATATTGAGTATGGAGGATTTATAATTCCTAAAGGATGGCAA GTATTATTATCAGCCTCCATGACACATATGGATCATAGCCTTTTCCCAAATCCAACCATGTTTGACCCTACTCGTTTTGAAAAACacgcaccatcaccaccacctttTAGTTACGTGGCGTTTGGAGGTGGGCCGAGGATGTGTCCTGGTATTGAGCTTGCAAGAATGGAAACTTTAGCCATGATACACCGTTTGGTGACAACATTCACTTGGGAGCTACTTGAGAAAGACGAGTCCTTCAAGAGAGTTCCAATGCCAGAATTCGATCAAGGGTTGTTAGTTCGGGTCAAGCCCCTAAAACAAACCGTGTTGTCATATGAAGCATGA